In Haloimpatiens massiliensis, the following are encoded in one genomic region:
- a CDS encoding sodium-dependent transporter, whose amino-acid sequence MSKEVQVKEREQWGSKLGFILAAAGSAVGLGNLWKFPYKAGTNGGGAFVLVYVIIVLLLGFSLMIAEIALGRHTQLNAIGAYAKISKKWGWVGALGVFAAFLILSFYSVVGGWVINYLVKSATGALKVSDPEILKGIFGGFVSSTTMPIVYSGIFMIITLAIVFIGIGKGIEKASKIMMPSLFVIIIILAIRSVTLPGAMEGVKYFIIPDFSKITMDVVLDALGQVFFSLSLGMGCMITYGSYLGKDTNIPKSGIIIPLIDTAIALLSGFAILPAVFAFGFKPDQGPGLMFVTLPAVFSKMPFGTIFAVLFFILVLFAALTSSISLLEVVVAYIVDKWGFSRQKTSIFIASVIFLMGIPASLSQGIWSNIHLLGNRGFFDTYDFISSNILLPLGGLLLCVFVGWVWNREVCTEEITNGGEVKFRLKNVWFFLIKYVCPIAIFIVFLRSLR is encoded by the coding sequence ATGAGCAAAGAAGTGCAGGTTAAAGAAAGGGAGCAATGGGGCTCTAAACTTGGCTTTATATTGGCGGCAGCAGGATCGGCAGTAGGACTTGGCAACTTATGGAAATTTCCTTATAAGGCAGGAACAAACGGAGGAGGAGCTTTTGTACTTGTATATGTAATTATAGTTTTATTGTTAGGGTTTAGCTTGATGATAGCTGAAATTGCTTTAGGAAGGCATACTCAGTTGAATGCTATAGGTGCCTATGCAAAAATCAGCAAAAAATGGGGTTGGGTAGGTGCTCTTGGAGTTTTTGCAGCTTTTCTTATATTATCTTTCTATAGTGTTGTAGGCGGATGGGTTATTAACTACTTAGTAAAGTCAGCAACGGGAGCTTTAAAAGTAAGTGATCCAGAAATTCTAAAGGGGATATTTGGAGGATTTGTGTCTTCTACTACTATGCCTATAGTATATAGTGGGATTTTCATGATAATTACTCTTGCTATAGTATTTATAGGTATTGGTAAAGGAATAGAAAAAGCAAGTAAAATAATGATGCCATCTTTATTTGTCATAATTATTATTTTAGCAATACGTTCTGTTACATTACCAGGAGCTATGGAAGGTGTGAAGTATTTTATAATTCCGGATTTTTCAAAAATAACAATGGATGTGGTTCTTGATGCACTGGGACAGGTTTTTTTCTCTCTTAGCTTAGGTATGGGGTGTATGATAACTTATGGAAGTTATCTTGGAAAAGACACTAATATACCTAAAAGTGGAATTATAATTCCTTTAATAGATACAGCAATAGCTTTGTTATCGGGATTTGCTATTTTACCAGCGGTTTTTGCTTTTGGATTTAAACCAGATCAAGGACCAGGACTTATGTTTGTAACATTACCAGCAGTATTCTCTAAAATGCCTTTTGGAACAATATTTGCAGTATTGTTTTTTATACTTGTATTGTTTGCTGCACTTACTTCTTCTATTTCATTACTAGAAGTAGTAGTTGCATATATAGTTGATAAGTGGGGATTTTCTAGGCAGAAAACTTCAATATTTATAGCTTCGGTTATATTTTTAATGGGAATACCAGCTTCCTTATCACAAGGTATATGGAGCAATATTCATTTACTAGGTAATAGAGGATTTTTTGATACGTATGATTTTATATCTAGTAATATATTATTACCATTAGGTGGTCTGCTTCTATGCGTATTTGTGGGATGGGTTTGGAATAGAGAAGTGTGTACAGAGGAAATAACTAATGGTGGAGAAGTAAAATTTAGGTTGAAAAATGTTTGGTTCTTCTTAATAAAGTACGTATGTCCAATAGCTATATTTATAGTATTTCTTAGATCACTAAGATAA
- a CDS encoding FecCD family ABC transporter permease produces the protein MHSIEKKKHYNILFITLTTILFLIIIFCAALGAADINFFKSMKILFSKLPFINNLIDTSTIKASESLIVLNIRLPRILMSIIIGIGLSVVGCSFQAIFRNPMADPYILGISSGSALGATVGIILNFSFWNSVIGVSFFAFLGGTLTTLFVYNIARVGKKLPTNTLLLSGVTMSFLLSSIISILMLFNRNQLEDIYMWTMGSVSSASWKELKIVVPIILIGSFIIISLSKDLNIMLTGDTTAESLGVNVEKTKKIILLTSSLIVASCVSVTGIIGFVGLIIPHIARLIVGPDHRILFPFSALFGAIFLTITDTLARTLINPSEIPVGVITALFGAPYFLYLLYQNKKKVL, from the coding sequence ATGCATTCTATAGAAAAAAAGAAACACTACAATATATTATTTATTACTCTCACTACTATTTTGTTTTTGATTATAATATTTTGTGCTGCATTGGGTGCTGCTGATATAAACTTCTTTAAATCTATGAAAATTTTATTTTCAAAACTTCCTTTTATTAATAATTTAATAGATACTTCTACTATTAAAGCTTCTGAAAGCTTAATAGTATTAAATATACGTTTACCTAGAATACTAATGTCCATAATAATAGGTATAGGTTTATCTGTAGTAGGTTGCTCTTTTCAAGCTATATTTAGAAATCCTATGGCAGACCCCTATATACTAGGCATTTCATCTGGTTCTGCTTTAGGTGCTACTGTAGGTATAATATTAAATTTTTCCTTTTGGAATAGCGTTATCGGGGTATCATTTTTCGCTTTTTTAGGTGGTACATTAACTACTTTATTTGTTTACAATATTGCAAGAGTTGGAAAAAAGCTTCCCACAAATACACTACTTTTATCTGGAGTAACCATGAGTTTTTTGCTTTCTTCCATAATATCAATACTTATGCTCTTTAATAGAAATCAATTAGAAGATATATATATGTGGACAATGGGTAGCGTTTCATCTGCTAGTTGGAAAGAACTAAAAATAGTAGTACCTATAATATTAATAGGTTCCTTTATAATAATATCTTTATCCAAAGACTTAAATATTATGTTAACTGGAGATACTACCGCCGAAAGTCTTGGAGTAAATGTAGAAAAAACAAAAAAAATAATACTCCTAACATCTTCATTAATAGTTGCTTCCTGCGTATCAGTTACAGGTATAATTGGATTTGTAGGACTTATAATTCCTCATATAGCTAGATTAATAGTGGGACCTGACCACAGAATTTTATTTCCCTTTTCAGCACTATTTGGAGCTATATTTTTAACTATTACAGATACTTTAGCACGAACATTAATAAATCCTTCTGAAATACCTGTTGGAGTAATTACCGCACTATTCGGTGCACCATATTTTTTATATTTACTATACCAAAATAAAAAGAAGGTGCTATAA
- a CDS encoding TetR/AcrR family transcriptional regulator — protein MGEKPSLKRNKRKENKTIKRNSLYDAAYELFITKGINNTAIDDIVKKAGVAKGTFYLYFKDKYDIFDKIILKKSSVVIKEAMSETEKNKEKFDDFIEAIIFFINYLIEYFKNNKMLLKLIHKNLSWGIYRKAVYDIDTNEDMKRLVDIFMKNINSGEYDIEDSGKTLFIILELTSSICYSGIILEEPDNIDNMKPVLFKSIRKILKK, from the coding sequence GTGGGAGAAAAACCTTCGTTAAAGCGAAATAAAAGAAAAGAGAATAAAACTATTAAAAGGAATAGTTTGTATGATGCAGCATATGAATTATTTATAACTAAGGGGATAAACAATACAGCTATAGATGATATAGTAAAGAAAGCTGGAGTAGCAAAGGGAACTTTTTATTTATATTTTAAGGATAAATATGACATATTTGATAAAATAATTTTAAAAAAGAGCTCCGTAGTAATTAAAGAAGCTATGTCAGAAACTGAGAAAAATAAAGAAAAATTTGATGATTTCATAGAGGCTATAATATTTTTTATAAACTATTTAATTGAATACTTTAAGAATAATAAAATGCTTCTAAAATTAATACATAAGAACTTATCTTGGGGCATATACAGAAAAGCCGTGTATGATATAGATACTAATGAGGATATGAAAAGACTAGTAGATATATTTATGAAAAATATAAATTCTGGTGAATATGATATAGAAGACTCGGGAAAAACTCTATTTATAATATTAGAGTTAACAAGTTCTATATGTTACAGTGGTATAATATTAGAGGAGCCAGATAATATAGATAATATGAAACCGGTACTCTTTAAAAGTATAAGAAAAATATTAAAAAAATAA
- a CDS encoding CehA/McbA family metallohydrolase has product MFEQKEIVKKVEPLEDEKIENRKPKIQIYLNSNNVKKDFLNIKMYLDGKTIKYKVSDKKIKYTPKNKLKIGSHIIRISAMVSSGESYDYSWNFTIEEKETFNYYFGNLHSHTSYSSGQGTPAEAFDSAKNKGMDFWALTDHSRALNSDEKWKKYMSTSSKFNKKHKRNLAIYGKEISVKGIGHLNLFNCDNMDKLKINRLDKLESVIDKYNDAILCINHPGKSIYNLKDKKHLNKNICIMEVGNGSFGEKYNRYEKYYYGMLDEQWHLGAVNGQDNHKRDWGKWDNLTVILAPKLKDKYIFEAIRNRRIYSTESNTMKLKFKLGNIWMGGIVKEYKKGEIIQFTVECEDKKIPIEKLQIITNGAVILEEKNIEDYKCLWKPKIKLERENAWYVIKVIQKEGRIGISSPIIVK; this is encoded by the coding sequence ATGTTTGAACAAAAAGAAATAGTAAAAAAGGTAGAGCCTTTAGAAGATGAAAAAATAGAAAACAGAAAACCTAAAATACAGATTTATCTAAATTCTAATAATGTAAAAAAAGATTTTTTAAATATAAAAATGTACTTAGATGGTAAAACTATTAAGTATAAAGTTAGTGATAAAAAAATAAAATATACACCTAAAAATAAACTTAAAATAGGAAGTCATATTATAAGGATCTCAGCAATGGTTTCTAGTGGAGAATCTTATGATTATTCATGGAATTTTACTATAGAAGAAAAAGAAACTTTTAATTACTATTTTGGAAATCTTCATTCGCATACGTCTTATTCAAGTGGACAAGGCACTCCGGCAGAAGCTTTTGATAGTGCTAAAAACAAGGGAATGGATTTTTGGGCTTTGACGGATCATTCTAGAGCTCTTAACAGTGATGAGAAATGGAAGAAATACATGAGTACTTCTAGTAAATTTAATAAAAAACATAAAAGGAATTTGGCTATTTACGGAAAAGAAATAAGTGTAAAGGGTATTGGGCATTTAAATTTATTCAATTGTGATAATATGGATAAATTAAAAATAAATAGATTAGACAAATTAGAAAGTGTAATTGATAAATATAATGATGCAATATTATGTATAAATCATCCAGGAAAATCTATATATAATTTAAAAGATAAAAAACACTTAAATAAGAATATATGCATTATGGAAGTTGGCAATGGAAGCTTTGGGGAAAAATACAATAGATATGAGAAATATTATTATGGTATGTTAGATGAACAGTGGCACTTGGGAGCTGTAAATGGTCAAGATAATCATAAAAGGGATTGGGGTAAATGGGACAATTTAACTGTGATTTTAGCTCCTAAATTGAAGGATAAGTATATTTTTGAAGCTATTAGAAACAGGAGGATTTACTCTACTGAAAGTAATACCATGAAGCTTAAATTTAAGTTAGGAAATATTTGGATGGGAGGTATAGTGAAGGAATACAAAAAAGGTGAAATTATACAGTTTACTGTGGAGTGTGAAGATAAAAAAATACCCATAGAAAAACTCCAAATAATAACTAATGGTGCAGTGATTTTAGAAGAAAAAAATATTGAGGACTACAAGTGTCTGTGGAAACCTAAAATTAAATTAGAGAGAGAGAATGCTTGGTATGTGATTAAGGTTATTCAAAAGGAAGGGAGGATTGGAATATCTTCTCCTATAATAGTAAAATAG
- a CDS encoding ABC transporter substrate-binding protein, with product MKRFKKFIVSCLFLTMLFSLAACSNKNSNSSKTKDDTKISYPLNIKDSYNRDVTIEKEPEKIVSLAPNITETIFALGKGDKLVGRTDYCDYPEASKKIQSVGSLKNPNIEKIAELKPDLVIASTHFDKKVLQKLEALNIKTVVLYGKDNLDGAYSTIEKLGTILNSKEKSNEIVSNMKKKVESIKEKVKGKSTPSIYYVISYGKFGDYTAGGDTFINELIEIAGGKNIASDVKGWQYSIEKVIEKNPDMVICSKYFDSKKGIQNTNGYKDLSAVKNNKLYEIDNNLLDRQGPRLADGLEALAKIIHPELFK from the coding sequence ATGAAAAGATTTAAAAAGTTTATAGTAAGTTGTTTATTTTTAACAATGCTATTCTCCCTAGCAGCCTGTAGTAATAAAAATTCTAACTCATCTAAAACCAAAGATGATACGAAAATTTCTTATCCTTTAAACATAAAGGATTCATATAATAGAGATGTTACTATAGAAAAAGAACCTGAGAAGATAGTTTCCTTAGCTCCGAATATAACAGAAACTATTTTTGCTCTTGGAAAAGGAGATAAATTAGTTGGAAGGACGGATTATTGTGATTATCCAGAAGCTTCTAAAAAAATTCAATCTGTAGGAAGTCTTAAAAATCCTAATATAGAAAAAATAGCTGAATTAAAACCAGATTTAGTTATTGCTTCTACTCATTTTGATAAAAAAGTTTTACAAAAGCTAGAAGCATTAAATATTAAAACCGTAGTACTTTATGGTAAAGATAATCTAGATGGAGCATATAGTACCATAGAAAAATTAGGTACTATATTAAATTCAAAAGAAAAGTCAAATGAAATAGTTTCAAATATGAAAAAGAAAGTAGAATCTATAAAAGAAAAAGTTAAAGGTAAATCTACACCTTCTATATACTATGTAATATCCTATGGTAAATTTGGTGATTACACCGCTGGTGGTGATACTTTTATAAATGAACTTATAGAAATTGCTGGTGGAAAAAATATAGCTTCTGACGTTAAAGGTTGGCAATATAGTATCGAAAAAGTTATAGAAAAAAATCCTGATATGGTAATATGCTCTAAATATTTCGATTCTAAAAAAGGAATACAAAATACAAATGGATATAAGGATTTATCTGCTGTTAAAAATAACAAACTATATGAAATAGATAACAATCTTTTAGATAGACAAGGCCCTAGACTTGCAGACGGTCTTGAAGCATTAGCAAAAATTATACATCCTGAATTATTTAAATAA